GTATCCTTTCCAGGACTTCCTTTCCAATGAACCCCCTGCAAATCGTGCGGTCCGGGAATTCTTCGGCCGCTTCTTTCTCTATCGGATCGAAAGTTCTGGCTCTGAGCGACTGGCTGCTCGATCCGAATCCGACTATGACAAGCGATTTCATGTTAATGGCGGGGGACATTCCCCCCGCATGGTTTCAGGAGCTCATCTGGAAGAATGCGCCGCTCGTCTTGGCGTCGTATCCGCTCGGCAAGCAGGTGTACTTCTGGATATACTCGTTCAGCGCATTGTATCCGAAGTCTTCCGAGAAGAGGTCGGGGTACATGGCGGCGGCAGAGAACGCTACGCCGATTGCCGTGGGCATGTTGGCGTTCATGAGGTAATAGTTGTGGGCCTTGTAGGCGTCTGTCTCTTTGAAGTTGGTATCGTAGCTGGAGAACGTCTTCTGCTTGTCGGCATCCCCGTATCCGAGGGATGTGAAGTGCAGGATATAGTCGACATCCATTCCGTAGAGCCAGTCGTCTCCCTTGCTGACATTGAACGATGTATAGGAGGAGTTTTCGTCTATCATGTTCTTGGCGCCGGCGAGCTTGGCGATGTAATAGTATTCGGAGGTCTTTCCGGAGATGTTGGCGGTCCTGTTGGCGACTATGGCCTTGGCTCTCTTGGAGTCCTGGATCCCTCCGACCTTGTCCTGTATCTGTTTGATCAGATCGTCGCTGAACTTCACGACTTCGTTGGCTTTGTCTTCGAGCCCCAGGAGGTATCCCATCGTCAGAAGGCCGTAGTTGGCTGCGATGTTTCCGGAGGTTCCGGTTCCGAGGTTCATCCTGATGACCTTGATTCCGGCGAGCTCGAATGCATCCTGGTTCGTAAGATAGCGCGATGCGGCGGATGTGATCAGGACGGTATCTTTGTCGGCGACGTTGGTTGCCAATGCGACGTCCGCTGAGGTGGATTTGTCGCCGATATGTGCGAGGTTTCCGACCCAAGAGTTGATGGGATCGCTGAAATCGGAGACGGCCACGCCTTTGCATTTGGATGTCGCCGATATGGATTGGAGGGCGATCGAGACGTCATCCCCGACCATCAGGTAGTTTTTGATGGGGTACGAGACTTTCGAGATGTTTAGCCCGCTGTCCGAGGAGTACGCATAGTATATGTCCATCGCTTCGCGCTTGACCATTCTCTTTACCATGTCGATGTCGGCCTGGGTGATGCTTCCATCGTTGTTGGCGTCAGCGAGAGGGTGGTCATTGGCCCAGTCAGAGGTCCCTTTGAGTTTTTCGAGCGCATCGATGTCGCTCTGGTCGAGATAGTCGTCGTTGTTCGCATTGCCCATTATCATCAGGCGGCCGGTGGAATCGGAGGAGCGGTATTCGTCGCTTTTCTCCTGAGTCAAAAGCACTGCGGCCGCGGCTATCGCCACTATGGCTATGGCGATTGCGCACACGATAATTATGCTTGTTCTGTTCATATGCGTCACTTTCTGCGAATGTTTTTTCTTGCAGATGGCTGTCACATCCAACTAGATTGATATATATTGATTGTCAAAGATTATCGAGCTAATCAGGGTCCCGATGCTATCAGATCCATCTGGAGCGCCGCTGGCGTATCAGCAGGACGAAGAATATGGGGCATCCAACCAGGGTGGTGATGACGCCGACCGGCAGAGAGCCCAGTATTCTGGCCGCATTGTTGGCCGCCAGAAGCATAGCGGCCCCCACAAGCCCCGAGGCAGGGATAAGATAGGCCTGCTTGGATCCTACGAAGGCTCTGGCCATGTGCGGGGATATGAGGCCGATGAAGCCGATTGTCCCCGTGAAACTGACGATGGAAGCTATCATCACCGAGACGCCGAGGGACGACAGTATCCTCACCTTGAAAGGGTCCACTCCGACTGTATGCGACAGGCTGTCGCCGGACGTCAGCACATCTATCCTTGAGGAGAAGATCATCAGCAGAGCCGTGCATATCGCCGTGGGGATGAGCATCGTGGGCAGGTTGTCCCAATACCCTATCCCGATGTTGCCCAGATTCCAGGAGTACACCGCGCTCATCTGGGTAGGGTCGGCGGTAAGCATAATGAGCGATGTGGTAGCCGAGAAAAAGTACATGACCCCGATCCCGCAGAGAATCATCATCGTGTCTGTCATCTTTCTTGTTATCGACAGGAACAGAATCGTTCCCATCGGGACCAAAGACAGGAGGAAAGCGTTGGTTATGACCGAGGCGTCGCCCATCAGGCCGGGGATTATCGATACCCCCATCACCAACGATAGAGTGGCGCCTAATGATGCTCCGGATGACACGCCCATGGTGTAAGGGTCAGCCAGCGGGTTTCTCATCACTGCCTGCATCACAGACCCGCACACGCCCAGAGCGAAACCGGTTATCACGGCCATGATGCTGGATGTCAGGCGCACATCCCATACCACGAAGTCAGTCCTGTCTCCTGGTGGGTTCCCCAGGATATGGCTTATGATGATGTCCAGCACTTCTCTCGGTGACACGCTGTATGCGCCCAGCGCCGGGGATACCGCCAGAATCGCCGCCAGAATCGCGCTTATTACAGCTAGGAATGCTATTTTTTTCCGGCGGACGGAGAGGAATTTCGGCAGGAAATCTTCCCAGGTCAGTATATCCCCCCGTATCCTTTCTTCCTGATGATGACATAAAGGAACAGAGGCCCGCCTATGAACATCAGGATGATTCCGACCGGTATCTCATAAGGGTACACCACAAGTCTGGCTATGGTGTCAGTCACCAGCAGAAGGGCGGATCCGAACGCCATCGACGCCGGTATGACGAACTTGTTGTCCGACCCTATGGCCATCCTCACGATGTGCGGCGCCACCAAGCCTACGAATCCCAGTATCCCCGTGAAGCTGATTATGGACGCCACCATAACGGACAGCAGCAGAAGTAGCACTGTCCTGAAGTTGTCCACGTCCAGACCCATGCTGCGGGCCTGGTCGTCTCCCATCATCATGACGTTGAGCTTCCCCGACATCGCAAGCATCGCGGCGCATCCGATAATCGAGACGATTCCGGGCATCCAGAGGTCGCTCCAAATAACGTTGTCCAGGGAGCCGATCGTCCACAGGTATGCCGCAGACAGGGTCTCCCCTTCCTGATTGACGAGTATCAGCGTGTTCATCGCGCCGAAAAGATACGACATTATCGTCCCCAGCAGAATCAGTGTCGCAGGGGACGTGCTGATCAGCCTGGATATCAGGATGACAATGAACGCAGGTATCATAGCCACGAGGAAAGACATGCCCATGATGCCGTATATCGACGGGCCGGTGAAGGCGAAGCCCATGGCAATGGCAATGATCGCTCCCAGGCAGGCTCCCGAGGACATCCCCGTGGTGTACGGATCCGCAAGAGGGTTGGACATTATGCTCTGCATCACAGTCCCGCATACGGCCAGCGACGATCCGGCCACTATCGCCAGGACGGTTCTGGGCAGTCTCATCTGGCAGACTACGAAGTCATCCCAGTATTCCGAGGTGGCGTACTCGTATTCTGCTCCGGTTATGTGTTCCCAGATTATCCTGTAAACGTCAAGGACGCCGATGGGCCTCCCGTCCACCAGGCAAGACACCCCTGCGGCGACCGCCAGGACAGCCAGAGCCGCCAATATGAAAACAATCTTGTGGCGCACGTATTTGAGATATCCGCTGGCGAAATCCTGTTCGGACATGGGATCATACCGGTCCGTTCAGCATTACGTAAGGCCTTCCGCCGTGGTCTTCGACATCGGCGTCCACCTCGTAGATGGCGCGTATGTTGTCGGGCGTCAGTACCTCCCAGGGCGTCCCGGAGATGTAGACCTTTCCCCCGCTCAGGAGAACCATCCTGTCGGAGTATTTCGCGGCTATGTTCAGCTCGTGGCTCACCATCACCACGGAGATCCCGTTTTTATGGGAAAGATCCCGGAGGAGTCCCGCCACTTCCATCTGATGCTTGATGTCCAGATTGGCCGTGGGCTCGTCCAGCAGGATGACCTTAGGCTCCTGGACCAGCCCTCTGGCGATCATGACCTTCTGGCGCTGGCCGGCCGAGAGCTCCGAGAACGGGCGGAAAGCCAGGTCTTCCATTTCCAGCTTTTCCAGGATAGAATGCGCCGCTTTCAGGTCGTCTTTGGAGGAACCAATCCTGCTGTATGGGTGGCGCCCCATGATCACGAGGTCTATGACGCTGAGCGGGAAATTGGATGACGAAGAGTATGGGACGTACCCCATGATTCTGGCCAATTCTCTGAGACTGTATTCCGACGCATCCTTCCCATCTATCAGAACCTTTCCGCTGGAGGGGGTCAGCAGACGGTTCAGGCAGTGCAGAAACGTCGATTTTCCGACGCCGTTAGGCCCTATTATGG
Above is a window of Candidatus Methanomethylophilaceae archaeon DNA encoding:
- a CDS encoding ABC transporter substrate-binding protein, with translation MNRTSIIIVCAIAIAIVAIAAAAVLLTQEKSDEYRSSDSTGRLMIMGNANNDDYLDQSDIDALEKLKGTSDWANDHPLADANNDGSITQADIDMVKRMVKREAMDIYYAYSSDSGLNISKVSYPIKNYLMVGDDVSIALQSISATSKCKGVAVSDFSDPINSWVGNLAHIGDKSTSADVALATNVADKDTVLITSAASRYLTNQDAFELAGIKVIRMNLGTGTSGNIAANYGLLTMGYLLGLEDKANEVVKFSDDLIKQIQDKVGGIQDSKRAKAIVANRTANISGKTSEYYYIAKLAGAKNMIDENSSYTSFNVSKGDDWLYGMDVDYILHFTSLGYGDADKQKTFSSYDTNFKETDAYKAHNYYLMNANMPTAIGVAFSAAAMYPDLFSEDFGYNALNEYIQKYTCLPSGYDAKTSGAFFQMSS
- a CDS encoding iron ABC transporter permease, whose translation is MRGDILTWEDFLPKFLSVRRKKIAFLAVISAILAAILAVSPALGAYSVSPREVLDIIISHILGNPPGDRTDFVVWDVRLTSSIMAVITGFALGVCGSVMQAVMRNPLADPYTMGVSSGASLGATLSLVMGVSIIPGLMGDASVITNAFLLSLVPMGTILFLSITRKMTDTMMILCGIGVMYFFSATTSLIMLTADPTQMSAVYSWNLGNIGIGYWDNLPTMLIPTAICTALLMIFSSRIDVLTSGDSLSHTVGVDPFKVRILSSLGVSVMIASIVSFTGTIGFIGLISPHMARAFVGSKQAYLIPASGLVGAAMLLAANNAARILGSLPVGVITTLVGCPIFFVLLIRQRRSRWI
- a CDS encoding iron ABC transporter permease, coding for MSEQDFASGYLKYVRHKIVFILAALAVLAVAAGVSCLVDGRPIGVLDVYRIIWEHITGAEYEYATSEYWDDFVVCQMRLPRTVLAIVAGSSLAVCGTVMQSIMSNPLADPYTTGMSSGACLGAIIAIAMGFAFTGPSIYGIMGMSFLVAMIPAFIVILISRLISTSPATLILLGTIMSYLFGAMNTLILVNQEGETLSAAYLWTIGSLDNVIWSDLWMPGIVSIIGCAAMLAMSGKLNVMMMGDDQARSMGLDVDNFRTVLLLLLSVMVASIISFTGILGFVGLVAPHIVRMAIGSDNKFVIPASMAFGSALLLVTDTIARLVVYPYEIPVGIILMFIGGPLFLYVIIRKKGYGGIY
- a CDS encoding ABC transporter ATP-binding protein; protein product: MQVETAGMSFSYKDKSVLESVSLNFNEGEVVSIIGPNGVGKSTFLHCLNRLLTPSSGKVLIDGKDASEYSLRELARIMGYVPYSSSSNFPLSVIDLVIMGRHPYSRIGSSKDDLKAAHSILEKLEMEDLAFRPFSELSAGQRQKVMIARGLVQEPKVILLDEPTANLDIKHQMEVAGLLRDLSHKNGISVVMVSHELNIAAKYSDRMVLLSGGKVYISGTPWEVLTPDNIRAIYEVDADVEDHGGRPYVMLNGPV